Within Scyliorhinus canicula chromosome 14, sScyCan1.1, whole genome shotgun sequence, the genomic segment attctgcttttataaaccagctgtttagcccactgtgctaaaccagcccccgagtACAGCttaaacaacactcaagaagctcaacaccatccaggacaaagcagccccgcttgattgcttcccccttccacaaacattcactccctccaccactgatgaacatcagcagctgtgtacaccatctataagatgcactgcagtaactcaccatggctccttagacagcaacttccaaagccacgaccactaccatcaagaAGTATACCTGGGAACCCAGGTATACTTCTCTGGGGGAATACCTACTTGCGGATATTTACtggtctcttggggggggggggggggaaagagagaatcaCATAGGATGCTAAACATGCAGAAAAAGGAGATGGCATATGGGAGAGCAGGATTACCTCTAGCCCATCAGGAACCCAGCAGCAGGGATGCAGCAGGTATTTCAGAGTAAATAACTCCGCCCCCCCAAAGAACacccagcagatacctgggaaccccaccacctggaggttcccttccaagtcactcaccaccccgacttggaaatatatcaccgttacttcactgtcactggggcaacatcctggaactcccttcctaacagcacagtgggtgtacctacacctcagggactgcagcggttcaagaaggcagctcaccaccaccttctgaagggcaactagggatgggcaagaaatgttggcctaaccagcaatgcccacatcccataaattaatttaagaAAGACACAattggccaaagggcctctttttgtgctgtaaactcAATGATATGAATACCACCCCACCACATTCCCTGCAACCTTTTCTCAGTAACGTCTCCTGGGAGAGTCGAAAACTCAGATTTGAAATACCCGAGGCCAAGTGAAGGGTAAAAGCAACCCGATGAACGATTGTACCTACTCACTGTAAGATACAAAGTGTCCCATCCATACACTGACCCAATGCTCTCTGGAAGGCATACAGTGAATCATTGCTCACCACATATCATTTGTTTTCCCTTTACAAATGATATTCCTGccgtgtcctgatgagtgcaagtcaAAAAGCTTCGACATGTCTTTTCCAACAATACTTTGagtggagtcactgttgtaatgtttgaAACGAGATGGTGAATTTGTacccagcaaggtcccacaaactttGGAGCAGGGTTCCCCCAGAGCCCAGCAGGCACCCGGGAGCAGGTTCGCCCTCCCCAAACAAGACCACAAacaacatgataatgaccaggtaatctgtttttgtgatgttgaatgagggataaatattggccccaaGACGGTTGCGAAATCTTCTCATACCCTAATTCAAAACTGCATCATAGGATTATTTTTAGATATGTCTGAAAAGGTAGATTGGGGTCTGTGTATCTCATCTGCACAGCATCTCCCAACaacgcagctctctctctcaataccgtgctgcattgtcagactgGTCTCCAAATCACAAGATTACGAGTTCAAAAATACTGGCACCCGACACACCTTCACAGGAATGACTAGAGTTCGCACCCAGTCTCAAGTGACCATGCTAATGTGAAGATTTTAAACAGCAGCAAATGTGTAAACAGTTATCTAAATGATTCAGTTACAGAAGTGTGGAAGTGAGTCTGTGTCTAATTTAAGATGTGGGGAGAGAATTACATAGGACGCTAAACATGCAGAAAAAGGAGATGGCATATGGGAGAGCAGGATTACCTCTAGCCCATCAGGAACCCAGGAGCAGGGATGCAGCAGGTATTTCAGAGTAAATAAAAATaactccgccccccgcccccccccaaagagaCCAGTAAATATCCACAAGTAGGTATTCCCACCTGAAGCCCAGCAGGTCCACAGGAGCAGAAATTCCCCGGAGCCCAGAGAATAGGCATCTCTCCAGAGCACAGCAGGTACCAGAGAGCAGGGAtctccctggagaccaggaggtaACCGGGAGCAGGATTCCCCTGGAACCCAGGAGCAGGGATCTCCCCAGAACTCAGCAGCTCGCCGAGAGCAGGTATCTCCCCAGAGCCCAGCGCGTATTCAGGAGTGATCACCCAGAACCCAGGTGTCCGGGAGCAGGGATTCCCCCCGGGAGCAGGGATTCCCCCAGAGCCCAGGAGCAGGGATTCCCCCAGAGCCCAGGAGCAGGGATTCCCCCAGGAGCAGGGATTCCCCCGGAGCAGGGATTTCCCCCAGAGCCCGGGGAGCAGGGATTCCCCCAGGAGCAGGGATTTCCCCCAGAGCCCGGGGAGCAGGGATTCCCCCAGGAGCAGGGATTTCCCCCAGAGCCCGGGGAGCAGGGATTCCCCCAGGAGCAGGGATTTCCCCCAGAGCCCGGGGAGCAGGGATTCCCCCAGGAGCAGGGATTTCCCCCAGAGCCCGGGGAGCAGGGATTCCCCCAGGAGCAGGGATTCCCCCGGGAGCAGGGATTCCCCCAGAGCCCGGGAGCAGGGACTCCCCCGGGAGCAGGGATTCCCCCAGAGCCCGGGAGCAGGGACTCCCCCGGGAGCAGGGATTCCCCCAGAGCCCGGGAGCAGGGACTCCCCCGGGAGCAGGGATTCCCCCAGAGCCCGGGAGCAGGGATTCCCCCAGAGCCCGGGAGCAGGGATTCCCCCAGAGCCCGGGAGCAGGGATTCCCCCAGAGCCCGGGAGCAGGGATTCCCCCAGAGCCCGGGAGCAGGGATTCCCCCAGAGCCCGGGAGCAGGGATTCCCCCAGAGCCCGGGAGCAGGGATTCCCCCAGAGCCCGGGAGCAGGGATTCCCCCAGAGCCCGGGAGCAGGGATTCCCCCAGAGCCCGGGAGCAGGGATTCCCCCAGAGCCCGGGAGCAGGGATTCCCCCAGAGCCCGGGAGCAGGGATTCCCCCAGAGCCCGGGATTCCCCCAGAGCCCGGGAGCAGGGATTCCCCCAGAGCCCGGGAGCAGGGATTCCCCCAGAGCCCGGGAGCAGGGATTCCCCCAGAGCCCGGGAGCAGGGATTCCCCCAGAGCCCGGGAGCAGGGATTCCCCCAGAGCCCGGGAGCAGGGATTCCCCCAGAGCCCGGGAGCAGGGATTCCCCCAGAGCCCGGGAGCAGGGATTCCCCCAGAGCCCGGGAGCAGGGATTCCCCCAGAGCCCGGGAGCAGGGATTCCCCCCGAGCCCGGGAGCAGGGATTCCCCCAGAGCCCGGGAGCAGGGATTCCCCCAGAGCCCGGGAGCAGGGATTCCCCCAGAGCCCGGGTGCAGGGATTCCCCCAGAGCCCGGGTGCAGGGATTCCCCCAGAGCCCGGGAGCAGGGATTCCCCCAGAGCCCGGAGCAGGGGTTCCCCCAGACCCCGGGAGCAGGGATTCCCCCAGAGCCCGGGAGCAGGGATTCCCCCAGAGCCCGGGAGCAGGGATTCCCCCAGAGCCCGGGAGCAGGGATTCCCCCAGAGCCCGGGAGCAGGGATTCCCCCAGAGCCCGGGAGCAGGGATTCCCCCAGAGCCCGGGAGCAGGGATTCCCCCAGAGCCCGGGAGCAGGGATTCCCCCAGAGCCCGGGAGCAGGGATTCCCCCAGAGCCCGGGAGCAGGGATTCCCCCAGAGCCCGGGAGCAGGGATTCCCCCAGAGCCCGGGAGCAGGGATTCCCCCAGAGCCCGGGAGCAAGTTATTCCCCCAGAGCCCGGGAGCAAGTTATTCCCCCAGAGCCCGGGAGCAGGGATTCCCCCGGGAGCAGGGATTCCCCCGGGAGCAGGGATTCCCCCGGGAGCAGGGATTCCCCCGGGAGCAGGGATTCCCCCGGGAGCAGGGATTCCCCCGGGAGCCGGGATTTCCCCCGGGAGCCGGGATTTCCCCCGGGAGCCGGGATTTCCCCCGGGAGCCGGGATTCCCCCCGGGAGCAGGGATTCCCCCCGGGAGCAGGGATTCCCCCAGGAGCCGGGATTCCCCCAGGAGCCGGGATTTCCCCCAGGAGCCGGGATTTCCCCCAGGAGCCGGGATTTCCCCCAGGAGCCGGGATTTCCCCCAGGAGCCGGGATTTCCCCCAGGAGCCGGGATTTCCCCCAGGAGCCGGGATTTCCCCCAGGAGCCGGGATTTCCCCCAGGAGCCGGGATTTCCCCCAGGAGCCGGGATTCCCCCAGGAGCAGGGATTCCCCCAGGAGCAGGGATTCCCCCAGGAGCAGGGATTCCCCCAGGAGCAGGGATTCCCCCAGGGGCAGGGATTCCCCCGGAACCCAGGAGCAGAGATTCCCCCAGAGCCCAGGAGCAGGGATTCCCCCCAGAGCCCAGGAGCAGGGATTCCCCCAGAGCCCAGGAGCAGGGATTCCCCCAGGAACAGGGATTTCCCCCAGAGCCCAGGAACAGGGACTCCCCCAGAGCCCAGGAACAGAGATTCCCCCAGAGCCCAGGAGCAGGGATTCCCCCAGAACCCAGCATGTACCCGGGCACAGGGATGTCTCAGAACCCAGCAGGTAACCAAGATGagggattccaccccccccccccccccccccccccggatgcccaGCATGTACGCGGGAGGAGGGATCACCCAGAACCCAGCAGGCACCTGGGAGCAGGGATTCCCCGGGAACCCAGCAAGTGCCCAGGAGCAGGGATTCTCTCGGAGCCCAGCAGGTACCTTAGAGAATCCAAAATAAGTTAAAAAGCAAGCACGTTAAATGCACGTTTCCCACTCCAGCAGCATTAGATGGAATCTCTTTGCCAGCATGTACTGTGAACAGGGAGTCAAACTGGGATGTACTTTGAAAGTTTATTTACTTTTATTCCAGACAGGTTGAATTCAGCACATTTTTCTCAATATTCCAGCCATACCCAATTCACACTTCCATCTGTTAAATGAGTGTTCGGGTGACATTCTCCTTTCCCTCGTCCCACCTATCCACAGTTTCTCCTGCAAACTAGctgtttggggagggaggtgtgatTCAGTTCCACAGGCTCTGTACCTCACTTCAGTGGTTGTTTAATGTACAAAGTGAGTGCCAACCACAGTCAATCCCAAACCCATCTTCACCCCGCACAGTCACCAGATAGGCACCAGGAAACATCCCAATACATGATTGTCCCCTAAGCTGCGAGAACAATTGTCCAAGTCCCATTGGCCACACCAGCTGCAGCTCCCGGAGGTACTACATCTCCTGAGAAACCCAACAGTcacaatttttattttctttaaaaggaGGAAGAGACAGGCAATTATAAATGACAAGGTGTTTGCAAAAAGGGTTCACCAGGGGTTCTGCACAAGGTCAAATCGGATTTTATTccctagtttttaaaaaaaaaaatcacaccattcCATCATGAAATTGATTGAGATACCAGGAGATTTAACTGCATGACCCACTGTATTTCAGACTGGCAATAGCCACACCGTTAAACTGAACACAGGCAGAGAACAAAACATGCCCAAAACACTTGATACGGACAGACCTGTGGAGGTCAGTTAAACGACAATCGAGTTCCTCAGTTAGAGGAAACAGATTAAAAGGCTGGAAATTAAAAGGAAGGCTGAGAATATGGAGTGTGTCaggttcaggagagagagagaaaacaaccTTTAGCAAAAATCTGTCACTTGAATCTGCATACATCTAAACTGTTAACCCAATTCTACAACTGCATTCGATCCTGCAGGAAGTGACAAAGTAGAGGCAGAGTTAATTCAAACAGCTTTCAGCCCGTACCTTGgcatggattttttaaaaagacatggtCACTCCAGCGAAGAGGCTGGAACttcacactccctccccaccctcactgccAGCTGTTTCAGAGAGCTGACAGTATCTGTGAAATAGTAACAGTGCAACCAAAATCATACACACAAAACCCAGGGAAAAGCTGTGTCACCAACAGTTTGGATCCCATG encodes:
- the LOC119977785 gene encoding collagen alpha-1(III) chain-like; the encoded protein is MLNMQKKEMAYGRAGLPLAHQEPSSRDAAGIPPGSRDSPRAQEQGFPQSPGAGIPPGAGIPPEQGFPPEPGEQGFPQEQGFPPEPGEQGFPQEQGFPPEPGEQGFPQEQGFPPEPGEQGFPQEQGFPPEPGEQGFPQEQGFPREQGFPQSPGAGTPPGAGIPPEPGSRDSPGSRDSPRAREQGLPREQGFPQSPGAGIPPEPGSRDSPRAREQGFPQSPGAGIPPEPGSRDSPRAREQGFPQSPGAGIPPEPGSRDSPRAREQGFPQSPGAGIPPEPGSRDSPRAREQGFPQSPGFPQSPGAGIPPEPGSRDSPRAREQGFPQSPGAGIPPEPGSRDSPRAREQGFPQSPGAGIPPEPGSRDSPRAREQGFPQSPGAGIPPEPGSRDSPRAREQGFPQSPGAGIPPEPGCRDSPRARVQGFPQSPGAGIPPEPGAGVPPDPGSRDSPRAREQGFPQSPGAGIPPEPGSRDSPRAREQGFPQSPGAGIPPEPGSRDSPRAREQGFPQSPGAGIPPEPGSRDSPRAREQGFPQSPGAGIPPEPGSKLFPQSPGASYSPRAREQGFPREQGFPREQGFPREQGFPREQGFPREQGFPREPGFPPGAGISPGSRDFPREPGFPPGAGIPPGSRDSPRSRDSPRSRDFPQEPGFPPGAGISPRSRDFPQEPGFPPGAGISPRSRDFPQEPGFPPGAGISPRSRDSPRSRDSPRSRDSPRSRDSPRSRDSPRGRDSPGTQEQRFPQSPGAGIPPRAQEQGFPQSPGAGIPPGTGISPRAQEQGLPQSPGTEIPPEPRSRDSPRTQHVPGHRDVSEPSR